AAGCTGGCGGCGGTGCTGGGTCTCTACCTGGGGCCGGCGTCGACGGCGGTGGCGCTCTTCGCCGCCGCCGTCCTGGGCGGCGGCGTGGCGGCCTTCTTGCTGGCGACCGGGAAGCGATCGAGGCGGGACGAACTGCCGTTCGGGCCCTTCCTGGCGGCGGGCGCGCTCGTCGCCTGGTTCTGGGGGAGCCGCATCGCCGCCGTCTACCTGCACTGGGCCGGCCTGGCCGGCTGAGGCGGAGGGGAGCGAGAGGGGTGGCGGCCGTCTTCTTCCGTGGGCAAGTAGGCCAATACCTGGTGGAGAAGGGCTGGATCAGCCAGGCCCAGCTCGAGGAGGCGCTGGCGGAGCAGCGGCGGAGCGGCCGGCGGCTGGGCGAGATCCTGCTCGCGCGGGGTCTCCTCAGCCGGCGCCAGCTGCAGGCGGCGCTGGCCGCCCAGCTGGGCGTCCGCAGCTGGGATCTCCGCGCCGTGCCGCCCGACCCCTCGGTGGCGCGCAGCGTGCCGGACTGGGTGGCCCGCCGCTACCGCCTTCTCCCGGTGCGCCGGGAAGCCCAGCGCCTGGTGGTGGCCATGGCCGACCCCACCGACTTGGAGGCGCTGGAGGAGGTCCGCCTCCGGACCGGCCAGGAGGTGGAGCCGGTCCTGGCGGACGAAGAAGAGCTCGACGAGGCGGTCGGCCGCATCTTCGGCCTGCTGGAGACGGCGGAGCGGGCGACGCGGTCGGCGGAGGCACGGGGGCAGCGCGCGAGCCGGCGCGAGCGGGAGGGCCGAGCGGGCGAGGCCGGCCCGGAGGCGGACGGGCCAGGCGCGGTGGAGGCGGCTTCCGAGCCGCTCCCCGGCGAGGGCCAGGCGCCGGTGGTGGAGTTCGTCCAGAACCTTCTCGCCCAGGCCCTGCGCGAGAAAGCCTCCGACATCCACCTGGAGCCGGGCGAGGGGAGCTTCGCCATCCGCTTCCGGGTGGACGGCGACCTCCACCTGGCCATGAGCCCGCCGCCGGCGCTCCACGCCGCGGTGGTCTCGCGCCTCAAGGTGCTGGCCGGCATGGACATCGCCGAGCGGCGGCTCCCCCAGGACGGCCGCTTCCGGACCGTGGTGGAGGGGCGTGAGGTGGACTGCCGCTGCTCCTCCATGCCCACCGTCCACGGCGAGAAGATGGTCATCCGCCTCCTGGACAAGCGGGGCGGCGGGGCCCGCCTCGACGCCCTCGGCCTGCCGCCGGAGGTCGTCGAGCGCCTGCGCGAGCTCGTCCGCCGCCCCTACGGCATGATCCTGCTCACCGGCCCCACCGGCAGCGGCAAGTCGACCACCCTGGCCGCCCTGCTCCAGGAAGTCGACCGGAGCCGCCTCAACGTGGTCACCATCGAGGATCCGGTGGAGTACGAGATCCCCGGCGTCAACCAGAGCCAGGTGAACGTCCGCGCCGGCCTCACCTTCGGCCTGGCGCTCCGCCACTTCCTCCGCCAGGACCCCGACGTGATCATGGTGGGCGAGATCCGCGACCGCGAGACGGCCGATACGGCCGTCCGCGCGGCGCTGACCGGCCACCTGCTGCTCAGCACCCTCCACACCAACGACGCGCCCAGCAGCGTCCCTCGGCTGGCGGAGATGGGCGTGGAGCCCTTCCTCATCGCCTCCTCGCTCCTGGGGGTGCTCGGCCAGCGCCTGGTACGGGTCCTCTGCCCGGTCTGCCGCCAGCCCTACCCCGCCGGCGCCGGGGCTGCCGAGCTCTTCGCCCAGGCCGGCCTCGAGCTCGCACCCGGCGCCACCCTCTACCGTCCGGCCGGCTGCTCCAGCTGCCGGAACGGCTACGCGGGTCGCACGGCCATCGCCGAGCTGATGCCGGTCAGCCCGGCGCTCCGCGAGCGGATCGGCGCCGGCGCCACGGCGGACGAGCTCCGCCGCCTCGCCGTGGCGGAGGGGATGCGCCCGCTGCGCCAGGCCGGCCTGGAACTGGCCCGGCAGGGCGTGACGAGCGTGGAGGAAGTGCTGCGCGTGACGGAGGCGGTGCACCTGCCCGAGCCGGCCCGCCCGCACGGAGGCGATCCCCGGTGAGCCGCTTCGTCTACACGGCGCGCAGCGCGGCCACCGGCCGGAAGGTGCGCGGCGCCCTCGAGGCTGAGTCGCTGGGCGCCCTGCTCGCCCGGCTCCACGAGGCCGGCTACGTACCGCTCTCGGTCCGCCCGGAGAACCCCTGGCTCGACGCCGACGTGAGGAAGCTCCTCGGCCTCGGCGCCTCGGCCGTCCCCACGCGCGATCGCGCCCTCTTCTTCCGGCAGATGGCGACGATGCTGCGGGCGGGGCTGCCGCTCCGCGCCTCGCTGCGCGCGGCGGCCGAGCAGGCCGGCGGCCGCATCCGCCAGGTCGCCCAGGGCCTGCTCCGCGAGATCGAGTCGGGCCGCTCGCTCCACGACGCGATGCGCCAGTTCCCGGACGCCTTCCAGCCGCTGCACGTGGCGCTGGTCCGTTCGGGCGAGCTGAGCGGCACCTTGGACGAGGTGCTGGAGCGCCTGGCCGGCGACGAGGAGCGCCGCCTGAAGACGGAGGGGAGGATCCGCTCGGCCTCGGCCTACCCGCTCTTCGTGTTGGTGGTGGCCGTCGTCGTCCTCGCCTTCATGACCTACTTCATCGTCCCCACCTTCGTCGGCATCTTCGAGCAGCTGCAGGTGCCGCTGCCCTGGACGACGCGGGTGCTGGTGGCACTCTCCACCCGCCCGGTATACGGCTATCTCTTCCTGGTGGCGCTGGCGGCGCTGGCCGCGGCGGCGGTGCTCTACGTGCGGTCGCCGCAGGGCCGGGCGCGTTACGACGCCTGGAAGCTGCGCGCTCCGGCGCTCGGACCCCTGGTGCGCCTCCTCGCCTTGGCGCGCCTGACGCGGGGGCTGGCGACCATGTTCCGGAGCGGCTTCCCCATCCTGGAAGCGCTGGAGGCCGCGGGCACGATGGCGGGGAACGCCGTCTTCGAGTCCGCGATGCGCGAGGTTCGCCGCAGCGTGGAGCAAGGCTCGGGCCTCGCCGACGGATTCCGCTTCGCCGGGGCCTTTCCGGCCTTTCTGGTGGAGATGGCGGCGGTGGGCGAGCGGACCGGCGCCCTGGACGAGCTCCTCGATCGCGCCGCGGCCATGTACGAGGCAGAGGCGGAGGAGCGCCTCTCCAGCCTCACCTCGGTCCTGGAGCCGCTGCTGGTCCTGCTCATGGGCGGGGTAATCGGCTTCATCGCGCTCTCGGTCTTCCTGCCCATGTTCTCGCTGATCTCGAACGTCTCGAAGATGCCGGGGTAGCCCTGGCGGCCGGCGGCCCGTACGGCGCGGGGGCGAAGGGTGCGGGCCGCGGAGCCGCCCGGCAGCCCAGGCGGCCTTCGCGCGACGGCGAGGAGGCGCGACAGGGGGGTGGTGGACGGTTGGGCTCGCCCCTGGAAGCGATGGAGGCCATTTGGCAATCGCCCAAGGGGGGCATTGAGAATTCCTGCCACTAAGGGTAGAAGGAACCATCACAATGTCGTGGAACGATGGTCTGACGTGCACCGGGCGGTCCCGGCACCCTGGCGGAGAAAAGGAGGTTGACCGGATGGAGCGACCGGTCGAAGGGCGGCGACGCCGCCGGCAAGAAGGCTTCACCCTGATCGAGCTGGGCGTGGTGTTGGCCATCATCGCGATCCTGGTGGCGATCGCGGTGCCGACGTACCTCAACATGACGCAGCGGGCCCGTCAAGCCGAGGCGGCCCAGGCATGGGACATGGTGAAGTCCGAGGTTTGGACGTACTATTTGCAGAACAACGCATTTCCACCTGCATCAAGTGGGACTTGGCCTACGGGCATTGACGACCCCAATCCAACAAGCAAGTACTGGGATTATAGTGTTTCCTCCAGTACCTACGCCTTTACATTCACAGCCTCACCGAAGGCCAATTACAGCGGTAGCAGTCTGCAGTGGACGCTACACAACGACGGTTCTGTAACTCAACCATAAAAATAACACTTGGTTCATGCAACAATCTCGCGTCGATAACTTGGTCGAACAAGGCTGCATCTTCCAGGTGTTACATTGATGTCGCTCACAAGGAACGGCCGGAAAGCCACAGCGCTGCTGCGGGCGAGCAGGGGGCAGGGATTGCTTGAGGTGTTGGTAGCCCTTCTTCTCCTGTCCCTGGTTACCATTGCCTTGTTTCCCTTGATGAC
This window of the Bacillota bacterium genome carries:
- a CDS encoding prepilin peptidase — encoded protein: KLAAVLGLYLGPASTAVALFAAAVLGGGVAAFLLATGKRSRRDELPFGPFLAAGALVAWFWGSRIAAVYLHWAGLAG
- a CDS encoding GspE/PulE family protein is translated as MAAVFFRGQVGQYLVEKGWISQAQLEEALAEQRRSGRRLGEILLARGLLSRRQLQAALAAQLGVRSWDLRAVPPDPSVARSVPDWVARRYRLLPVRREAQRLVVAMADPTDLEALEEVRLRTGQEVEPVLADEEELDEAVGRIFGLLETAERATRSAEARGQRASRREREGRAGEAGPEADGPGAVEAASEPLPGEGQAPVVEFVQNLLAQALREKASDIHLEPGEGSFAIRFRVDGDLHLAMSPPPALHAAVVSRLKVLAGMDIAERRLPQDGRFRTVVEGREVDCRCSSMPTVHGEKMVIRLLDKRGGGARLDALGLPPEVVERLRELVRRPYGMILLTGPTGSGKSTTLAALLQEVDRSRLNVVTIEDPVEYEIPGVNQSQVNVRAGLTFGLALRHFLRQDPDVIMVGEIRDRETADTAVRAALTGHLLLSTLHTNDAPSSVPRLAEMGVEPFLIASSLLGVLGQRLVRVLCPVCRQPYPAGAGAAELFAQAGLELAPGATLYRPAGCSSCRNGYAGRTAIAELMPVSPALRERIGAGATADELRRLAVAEGMRPLRQAGLELARQGVTSVEEVLRVTEAVHLPEPARPHGGDPR
- a CDS encoding prepilin-type N-terminal cleavage/methylation domain-containing protein, with translation MERPVEGRRRRRQEGFTLIELGVVLAIIAILVAIAVPTYLNMTQRARQAEAAQAWDMVKSEVWTYYLQNNAFPPASSGTWPTGIDDPNPTSKYWDYSVSSSTYAFTFTASPKANYSGSSLQWTLHNDGSVTQP
- a CDS encoding type II secretion system F family protein, producing MSRFVYTARSAATGRKVRGALEAESLGALLARLHEAGYVPLSVRPENPWLDADVRKLLGLGASAVPTRDRALFFRQMATMLRAGLPLRASLRAAAEQAGGRIRQVAQGLLREIESGRSLHDAMRQFPDAFQPLHVALVRSGELSGTLDEVLERLAGDEERRLKTEGRIRSASAYPLFVLVVAVVVLAFMTYFIVPTFVGIFEQLQVPLPWTTRVLVALSTRPVYGYLFLVALAALAAAAVLYVRSPQGRARYDAWKLRAPALGPLVRLLALARLTRGLATMFRSGFPILEALEAAGTMAGNAVFESAMREVRRSVEQGSGLADGFRFAGAFPAFLVEMAAVGERTGALDELLDRAAAMYEAEAEERLSSLTSVLEPLLVLLMGGVIGFIALSVFLPMFSLISNVSKMPG